In a single window of the Bacteroidales bacterium genome:
- a CDS encoding methyltransferase domain-containing protein produces the protein MSIQEQFNRISKKYDSQRKELIPCFDDFYGIAVDNLEVDTSIPKILDLGAGTGLMSQKVLEKYPDARLTLVDISDAMLDVARQRFEHIPGVSFRHEDLTHLSLSEEYDAVVSSLAIHHLPDNDKKDLYGKIYKGLKPEGIFVNAEQVLADNAFLQDRYESRWQQVVERSSLSREEIRAAYERVKLDKRTPLDIQMDWLKKSGFRYVDCLYKYYDFAVIWAKK, from the coding sequence ATGAGTATACAGGAACAATTCAACCGTATATCAAAAAAATATGACAGTCAGAGGAAGGAACTTATCCCCTGTTTTGACGATTTTTATGGTATAGCTGTTGATAATCTGGAGGTTGATACATCCATACCGAAAATTCTTGATTTAGGGGCAGGAACAGGGTTAATGTCTCAGAAAGTACTGGAAAAATATCCTGATGCACGACTTACGCTGGTGGATATATCAGACGCCATGCTGGATGTTGCCCGGCAAAGGTTTGAACATATACCTGGTGTTTCTTTCCGGCATGAAGACCTGACTCATTTATCCCTGTCGGAAGAATATGATGCGGTTGTTTCTTCACTGGCTATCCATCATCTGCCGGATAATGACAAAAAAGACCTTTATGGGAAAATTTACAAAGGATTAAAACCGGAAGGTATTTTCGTCAATGCGGAGCAGGTGCTGGCGGATAATGCTTTCCTGCAGGACAGGTATGAGTCACGTTGGCAACAAGTTGTAGAACGATCTTCATTATCCCGGGAAGAGATCCGGGCCGCATACGAACGGGTAAAACTGGATAAAAGGACTCCGCTGGATATCCAGATGGACTGGTTGAAAAAATCCGGATTCCGTTATGTGGATTGTTTATATAAATATTATGATTTTGCCGTAATTTGGGCCAAGAAATAA
- a CDS encoding C4-type zinc ribbon domain-containing protein, whose translation MVAEKSKVSEAQDMPIEDKLKALYDLQQVHSEIDKINILRGELPLEVQDLEDEIAGLHTRIKNLQDEMQQLDTAIANKKNEIVTAQGLIKKYQDQQNNVRNNREFESLAKEIEFQTLEIELCEKRIREFTAQNAEKQEVIDAAKTQLDEQEVELKNKQSELSEITSDTEKEEKLLQKKAADLEAMVEPRLITAYKRIRENARNGLAVVTVQRDACGGCFANIPPQRQLDIRSRKKVIVCEYCGRILIDNPENED comes from the coding sequence ATGGTTGCAGAAAAAAGTAAAGTTTCCGAAGCACAGGATATGCCTATCGAGGATAAATTAAAAGCGTTGTATGATTTACAACAGGTACATTCCGAAATAGATAAGATCAATATCCTGCGTGGAGAGTTGCCGTTGGAAGTACAGGATTTGGAGGACGAGATTGCCGGTCTGCATACCCGCATAAAGAACCTTCAGGATGAAATGCAACAACTGGACACCGCTATTGCCAACAAAAAGAATGAAATCGTAACGGCGCAGGGGCTGATAAAGAAATATCAGGACCAGCAGAATAATGTCCGTAACAACAGGGAGTTTGAATCTTTGGCTAAAGAAATTGAATTCCAGACATTGGAAATAGAATTGTGTGAAAAGCGTATCCGTGAGTTTACAGCACAGAATGCAGAGAAACAGGAAGTCATAGATGCAGCAAAAACACAGTTGGATGAACAGGAAGTCGAATTGAAGAACAAACAGTCTGAACTATCTGAGATCACCTCAGATACTGAAAAGGAAGAAAAGTTGTTACAGAAAAAGGCAGCAGACCTGGAAGCCATGGTTGAGCCCCGTTTGATTACAGCTTACAAGCGTATCCGTGAAAATGCACGTAACGGATTAGCTGTGGTAACGGTACAACGTGATGCATGTGGCGGCTGTTTCGCTAATATTCCACCTCAACGCCAGTTGGACATTCGTTCCCGGAAAAAAGTAATCGTTTGCGAATATTGCGGACGTATTTTAATTGACAACCCCGAAAACGAAGATTGA
- a CDS encoding HAD family phosphatase, with translation MTQITTILFDFDGVISDTEPQYDIYYSALNEKYHLNVPDLSSHARGVTMKDLLDKFFLDLSGEEKKKVIEEFEQFELTMDYPLVPGVKEWIQYLKDNRYKIGLVTSSDEPKMKVVLKKLVLEKDFETVITAQQVTKGKPDPMCYLLAAKNLHSSPSECMVFEDSLAGIAAGKNAEMKVVGVSTTYSPEELKQYVPDIIPDFSDLNRLKSLL, from the coding sequence ATGACACAGATAACCACCATTCTTTTTGATTTCGATGGAGTGATTTCGGATACGGAACCCCAATACGATATTTATTATTCTGCCCTTAATGAAAAATACCATTTAAATGTTCCTGATTTATCCTCTCATGCACGTGGTGTAACCATGAAGGATTTGCTCGATAAGTTTTTCCTTGATTTATCCGGAGAGGAGAAGAAAAAGGTCATCGAGGAATTCGAACAGTTTGAGTTGACGATGGATTATCCCCTTGTCCCCGGGGTGAAAGAATGGATACAATATCTGAAAGATAACCGTTATAAAATAGGCCTGGTAACCAGTTCCGATGAACCGAAGATGAAAGTGGTACTCAAAAAGCTTGTCTTGGAAAAAGATTTTGAAACGGTGATTACAGCTCAACAAGTAACAAAAGGAAAACCTGATCCGATGTGTTATTTACTTGCGGCAAAAAATCTTCATTCATCCCCATCCGAATGTATGGTATTTGAAGATTCCCTGGCTGGGATTGCAGCGGGAAAAAATGCAGAAATGAAAGTCGTAGGTGTTTCGACGACTTATTCTCCGGAAGAATTGAAACAATATGTACCTGATATTATTCCCGATTTTTCAGATTTGAATCGATTGAAGTCGTTATTGTAG
- a CDS encoding Nif3-like dinuclear metal center hexameric protein: MSVRDICSYIEEFAPLSYQEPWDNCGLILGSPEQPVQQVLLTIDVTEAVVAEAVELQTQMIISHHPVILSGIKRLTGKNDTERAVILAIKHNIAVYAAHTNMDIVSGGVSHKMAQKLNLYNVEVLSPRGVDLSKLVTFIPKDYYPKVSGAVFEAGAGHIGNYDSCGYSVAGEGTFRALGDQVNPFVGKPGEFHTEPEIRFETVFPSYLKHQIIDALLRAHPYEEVAYDIYGLQNENHQAGLGVVGILSSPLSEQHFLDLLKETFLVPVIRHTHLRGREILRVALCGGSGSSLLGDAIRSHADVFVTADFKYHQFAEGEHDILIADMGHFESEQYTKEIFHEILKKKIPNFVVHFSKVKTNPINYI; encoded by the coding sequence ATTTCTGTCAGGGATATTTGCTCATACATTGAAGAGTTCGCTCCGCTGTCTTATCAGGAGCCATGGGACAATTGCGGACTGATTCTCGGTTCACCGGAACAGCCGGTCCAACAGGTATTGCTGACCATCGACGTGACCGAAGCCGTTGTTGCCGAGGCTGTCGAACTTCAGACACAGATGATTATCAGCCATCATCCGGTGATCCTTTCAGGAATCAAACGGTTAACCGGAAAAAATGACACTGAACGGGCTGTCATTTTGGCAATTAAACATAATATCGCTGTTTATGCGGCACATACCAATATGGACATCGTTTCCGGTGGTGTAAGTCATAAAATGGCACAAAAATTGAATTTATATAATGTAGAGGTACTTTCGCCGCGGGGTGTGGATTTAAGTAAGCTGGTAACATTTATTCCCAAAGATTATTATCCGAAAGTGAGTGGCGCTGTTTTCGAAGCAGGAGCCGGTCATATAGGTAATTATGATTCATGTGGGTATAGTGTTGCCGGAGAAGGAACCTTTCGGGCTTTGGGTGATCAGGTTAACCCCTTCGTGGGTAAACCGGGGGAATTCCATACAGAACCTGAGATCAGGTTTGAAACGGTATTCCCATCATACCTGAAGCATCAGATCATTGACGCTTTGCTTCGTGCTCATCCATACGAAGAAGTAGCCTATGATATTTATGGGTTACAAAATGAAAACCATCAGGCAGGGCTTGGAGTAGTCGGGATCTTATCCTCTCCGCTCAGTGAGCAACATTTTCTGGACTTACTGAAAGAAACATTCCTGGTGCCCGTTATCCGTCATACCCATCTTCGTGGAAGAGAGATACTCAGGGTAGCGTTATGTGGTGGAAGTGGGAGTTCTTTGCTGGGAGATGCCATCCGTAGTCATGCTGATGTTTTTGTGACGGCCGATTTTAAGTATCATCAGTTTGCAGAAGGCGAACACGATATCTTGATTGCCGATATGGGGCATTTTGAAAGCGAACAATATACAAAAGAAATTTTTCATGAAATACTTAAGAAAAAAATCCCTAATTTTGTGGTTCATTTTTCAAAAGTAAAAACCAATCCGATAAATTATATATAA
- a CDS encoding TIM barrel protein, translated as MNQLSRRTAIKKASAGIAAVTLGFSTQNAWADQISDTPLKGYIKHSVSYWCYGKYPLEEFSKICKEIGIQSIELLGPKEWPVVQKYGLTCACANGAGLGIDKGWNDPSLHDKLVASYEEVIPLVARAGLTNLICFSGQRRGLTDEQGWENCAKGLKRIMKIAEQHKVVLIMELLNSYGHKDYQCDHTAWGVELCKRIGSENFKLLYDIYHMQIMEGNIISNMTQNINYIGHIHTGGNPGRNEIDETQELYYPAIMRALVKTGYKGFVGQEFVPKAVDSIASLKRCIEICDVFPG; from the coding sequence ATGAACCAATTATCCCGTAGGACTGCTATAAAGAAGGCATCAGCAGGCATTGCCGCTGTAACACTAGGCTTTTCAACACAAAATGCATGGGCGGATCAGATTTCGGATACTCCCTTGAAAGGTTATATCAAGCATTCTGTAAGTTACTGGTGTTATGGAAAATACCCATTAGAGGAATTTTCTAAGATATGTAAAGAAATAGGTATCCAATCCATTGAACTTCTTGGACCGAAAGAGTGGCCGGTGGTTCAGAAATATGGATTGACCTGTGCCTGTGCCAATGGTGCCGGATTAGGCATCGATAAGGGTTGGAATGATCCTTCACTACATGATAAGCTGGTAGCCAGTTATGAAGAAGTAATACCCCTGGTAGCCAGGGCCGGACTTACAAACCTGATCTGCTTTTCAGGACAGCGTCGGGGATTGACTGATGAGCAGGGTTGGGAAAACTGTGCCAAAGGATTGAAACGGATCATGAAAATAGCGGAACAACACAAAGTGGTGTTGATCATGGAGTTATTAAACAGCTATGGTCATAAGGATTATCAATGCGATCATACCGCCTGGGGCGTAGAACTATGTAAACGGATCGGAAGCGAAAATTTCAAATTGCTGTATGATATTTACCATATGCAGATCATGGAAGGAAATATTATTTCTAATATGACCCAGAATATCAATTATATCGGCCATATACATACAGGTGGGAATCCGGGTAGAAATGAGATTGACGAAACCCAGGAGTTGTATTATCCTGCCATCATGAGGGCCCTGGTGAAAACCGGATATAAAGGTTTTGTCGGACAGGAGTTTGTTCCTAAGGCTGTTGATTCGATCGCATCGTTAAAAAGATGCATTGAGATATGTGATGTATTTCCCGGATAA
- the greA gene encoding transcription elongation factor GreA — protein MAKVSYVTEEGLEKMKRELERLVNIERPAISRQIAEARDKGDLSENAEYDAAKDAQGLLEARIHKLEENIRNSRILDESRVDTSSVQILNKVKLKNLKNNMIVEYLLVSESEANLKEGKIAITTPIGKGLMGKKIGEVAEIQVPAGKMEFEILEISR, from the coding sequence ATGGCTAAAGTTTCTTACGTAACGGAAGAAGGGCTCGAAAAGATGAAGAGGGAGCTTGAGCGATTAGTCAACATCGAACGTCCTGCCATATCAAGGCAGATTGCGGAAGCCCGTGACAAAGGAGACCTGTCGGAAAATGCAGAGTATGATGCTGCTAAGGATGCCCAGGGATTACTCGAAGCACGGATCCACAAATTAGAAGAAAATATCCGTAACAGCCGTATATTGGATGAATCCAGAGTTGACACTTCCAGTGTTCAAATCCTGAATAAAGTAAAGTTGAAGAACCTGAAAAACAATATGATCGTTGAATATTTACTGGTTTCCGAATCGGAAGCTAATCTTAAGGAAGGCAAAATCGCCATCACCACCCCTATCGGTAAAGGGCTGATGGGTAAGAAAATCGGCGAGGTCGCCGAAATACAGGTTCCTGCCGGTAAGATGGAATTTGAAATACTTGAAATATCCAGATAA
- a CDS encoding PhoH family protein — MKKSPKLFVLDTNVVLHDYMCIYNFQDNDLVIPIVLLEELDKMKKGNDQINYNAREFSRELDKIAGDDMFNGGIQLGKKMGKLTIETGKPFSQELKRSFPEETPDHRILAITEYLKEHNPERQVILVTKDINLRMKAKSVGLLAQDYKSDKVKNLEELYKTVETHTSSSELIAKLYEDNHGVPAKEFKIKPANQGNAYYILNDGQSTVLAFYDSANDRFVRVDKHRCFGIEPRNAEQTFCLDALLRPELQLIAITGKAGTGKTLLALAAALAQNERYAQIYLARPIVPLANRDLGFLPGSAKDKIEPYMQPLFDNLGVIKQRLKQNGDEFRKIEEMQKNETLVLSALAYIRGRSLSETFFIVDEAQNLTPHEVKTIVTRAGEGTKIVLTGDIEQIDSPYLDSQSNGLSYLADKMKGQPIFTHINLVKGERSKLAELASNLL, encoded by the coding sequence ATGAAAAAATCTCCTAAACTTTTTGTACTTGATACAAACGTCGTGTTGCATGATTACATGTGTATATATAATTTTCAGGATAATGACCTGGTCATTCCTATCGTGCTTCTGGAAGAGCTCGATAAAATGAAAAAAGGGAACGATCAGATCAATTATAATGCACGTGAATTTTCCCGTGAGTTGGATAAAATTGCCGGTGACGATATGTTTAACGGAGGTATACAATTAGGTAAGAAAATGGGCAAACTGACGATAGAGACCGGAAAGCCCTTTTCCCAGGAGCTGAAGAGGTCTTTTCCGGAAGAGACTCCCGACCACAGGATACTGGCCATTACTGAATACCTGAAAGAACATAATCCGGAAAGGCAGGTGATTCTGGTAACCAAAGATATCAATCTTCGTATGAAAGCCAAGTCGGTGGGTTTGCTGGCTCAGGATTACAAGAGCGATAAAGTAAAGAATCTGGAAGAATTGTATAAAACAGTTGAAACACACACATCATCTTCCGAACTGATCGCGAAATTATACGAAGACAATCATGGAGTACCCGCTAAGGAATTTAAAATAAAGCCGGCCAATCAAGGTAATGCTTATTATATCCTGAATGACGGTCAATCGACGGTTCTGGCTTTTTATGACAGTGCAAACGACCGTTTTGTCAGGGTCGATAAACATCGTTGCTTCGGGATCGAACCCCGTAATGCCGAACAAACGTTTTGTCTGGATGCGCTGTTACGTCCTGAATTACAGTTGATCGCCATTACCGGAAAAGCCGGAACAGGTAAGACATTACTGGCACTGGCGGCAGCTCTGGCCCAGAATGAACGGTACGCGCAGATATATCTGGCCCGGCCTATCGTTCCATTGGCCAACCGTGACCTGGGATTTCTTCCGGGCTCAGCCAAAGACAAGATAGAACCATATATGCAGCCATTGTTTGATAACCTGGGAGTAATCAAGCAACGCCTGAAACAAAACGGTGATGAGTTCCGGAAAATTGAAGAAATGCAGAAGAATGAGACTTTGGTATTGTCTGCATTGGCGTATATCCGGGGGCGCAGCCTGTCCGAAACCTTCTTTATTGTGGATGAAGCACAAAACCTGACCCCGCATGAAGTGAAAACCATCGTTACACGTGCTGGTGAAGGGACTAAGATCGTACTTACCGGGGATATTGAGCAGATCGACTCTCCTTACCTCGATTCCCAATCCAATGGCTTATCCTATCTGGCGGATAAAATGAAGGGGCAGCCTATTTTTACCCATATCAATCTTGTCAAAGGCGAAAGGAGTAAATTGGCGGAATTGGCAAGTAACCTTTTGTAG